TAATGTTTGGCAGTATAAACAAATGTCTGTGTTGCAGTCAGCAGCAGGCCCGTGGTGGAGCCTGCAGGGTGGCCTGTCCATAGAAGTCCCAGGCCCCAGTAGCTGAGGCTCTGAGCGAGCCTGCTGCACCCGTTTTTGCCACACAACATGGGGCCCGGCACAGCAAGGccactcctccatccctccggaGTCCAGAATGAGGGGCACGGGGAGCAAAGCCGAGTGCAGCTCGGGGGGAGAGCAGCAGAAGCCTGGACCCTGGCCGTAGTGAATGTGGATGCTACGGTCATCCGGCAGATCCAGGCCCTGGTGGAAGCGAACAGAGGGGCCATCAAGCACACAGCCACCAACTCGCCCAAGAGGAGCAGGGGGGTGTCCATGTCCTTGGTGGCAGCAGTGGGGTTGGAGCTGTAAGGGGATCGGGGACATCAGGACAGGAGGTCCTGAGGGACTGCTGCGGTCATGGTCATGACGCTCTCCCTGTCCTGGGCTATGCCGATCTGTGGGTTCTGGCTTTGGGCACTGGCAGGGACTGTGCTTAGGAGGGCACACAAGTGAGTCTTTGTCAAGGACAAGAGCAGCAggcgctgcagcagcagaggcccCCTGCTCCTCGTCCGAGCCTCTGCTCGGGCCCTGACCGTGCTCCCCCTCCTCATAGTGGTGGTGCCTGTGGCGGTGGTAGTGGATGTGGCTGAACACAGTCTGTGGCTGTTCTTCAGGGCAGCCTGCTTTGTTCACCACAGAATCCAGAGACCTGGGCCGGGCTTGCGCACCAGCTTCTAGGCTGTTTCTCCGAGGCCCCCGCCCAGGACCTGGCCCATAATATACAAATGGATCGTAGTCACTACTCAGAGAGCTACGGAAGGTGGACCAGCTGCCATAAACTCCTTGTAGGGACACGTCAGTACAGTTAAGAACTGAGTCGCTTGAGGAGCCATGGCAGGGCCCTGAGCTGGAGTCACTTGCTGGCCCGTCAGCCAAATATCCACTGCGTTCTGTGTGGTAGCTGCCACCTGAGCAGCTGCCCTCATCCTGCCGACTGTGGGCAGGCGCTCCACGGGTCTGAGGCGTTCCAGAGGATGTGTGATGCAGTCTTGAGCAGGATGCACTGCGCTGGGTCGGACAGGACGGACGATAGTTGTGGCAGGAGCGACGAGGCGTGTAGTGGTGAGTGGACGTCCTGCAGTTACCTCCAATCCTGTGGGGCCTTCCGGGACCCTCTACAGGAAGGCGGTACCCACAGCCAGAGCCAAGTGGCCTGCTGGTGAGGAAACGCAGAGTTTGCGTGTCCATGGGAGAAGAGCCACTGTAGTGGCCCAGAGAGGGATATGGTCCAGAGGGTCCTCGAGGATAGTGGGGCCTCATAGAGAAGGGGATAGCATGTTGAGGGAAAGGGTGGTTGTGTGGGTTGTTGTAAGTCTGAGGATGGAGGAAGCTTTGACTTTGCTCTGGACCCTGCTGGAGTCGGCTCCTCTGGGGCTGCCGCTCTGTCCCTGTGGATCAAAGCAGCAATTAGAATCGACACAATACTATACACCTACAACAATAACCTCTGCTTATAGAGCAACTATCAAGATTAAGTTCACAAATGATATGAATCTCAGTAAAATGTCTAAAGCAAACCTAAATTGTCACTAACAAAACTGTGAACTGAAAAAATGTTATTCTACATTTCAACATTAAGCACTTAAGCAAAAGATCTTCAATATTCTGCCTTTTCAGTCTTGTAGTCTACAGTTTGATGGGGCCTCTTATTAAAAAAACgaaaaacttaactgtaaatatgCTTGTCCTCACCCATGATGTTGTGCATGCAGAGGGGACAGGTGCGGTGCTGCACCAGCCAGGGGTCGACACAGTCTTTATGGAACTCATGAGCGCAGGAGATGATCCTCAGGTGCTGAGCGGAAAAGAAGACGGAAGTAAGATTTAAAAATAtgtgacaaacacaaactgaccaTTTCAATAAGTAAGTAGAATGGCTCTCAGATGAGCGCATAACTCTGCCAAGGCGCAACAGTTCCCGTAAAATCCACATCAAATCTCTCATGTTCATAGACATAGTTCTAATGCTACTGAAAAACGGTTTATTCCCCATTGAATCCACATTATCTCAGTTACACAATGGTGGTAGTTATAGGCTGTAAAAAGCTCAACCTCTTATGATGCCACTTTTACACTGAATAGATCCAGATTCTTATTTGGATCGGGACCCTCAAATGAATCAGTTCCCCAAATATGcctgattatatttttattaagatCAATGTATCATTCACTAGGATATTGCCAAAAATGTCCTGTCTTTCAATGTTAATGATTAAATAATTTAAGTTATTCATGCCAACACTTTATCAGTTCTTTCGTTTCCCAATgaaccaagtttcgtggaaattcATTCAGCagcttttgcgtaatcctgtagacaaacaaacaaatcaacagactaacaaatggacaggggtgaggacataacctccctggtggaggtaattaaCCACAGACatgttcctctctcctcttaccTGCCCGTCCTGGAACTCCTCCAGACAGATAGCGCAGACGGGGCTCGAGTTGGAGCTGCTGGCTGAGCCCCAGGCCGCCCGGTGCCGCTGCGAGCCCGAGCAGCCCTGAGAGCTGTAGGTTTTGGTCTCCAGGCGATTGATGGCCCGCATGGTCTGCTGGTGGACGGAGTCCTGCACGCAAGAAGGGGAGACTTAGAAAAAACATTGAAAGACCTCCAACTGAGCTGCGTCTGTAAACTTTATACTTCTACTGATGCTATTGTTTCACTCACCCAGGTCCTGTTGGACTTGCACTTGTAACGGAAGGCAAAGATTAAGACGATGGTGAGAATAGCCAGGATGATGGTGAGCAGGATACCCATGTCATAATGGGGCTGACATTGGaaaaaagatggaaaaagagaaaatatgtataaaAGCAAAGCCGACAGTTTTCCATAATTAGAATCTTAGTTTAGTTTTTAAGTTAGGAAAATCctatatattgtaaatataCTCAAAACCCTTTAATGTTCATGCTCCTGGACTCATGGATATAAAAAATCCAGTTCCGTCTCtgatcctctcctctctgtgcttGATGGGCCATTTGCATCCTCTCAGTCCACAATAAAGTCTGATGTATTTCACACCAAACCACCATTAAACACAGAGCCTCGAGTGGCCCCTCAGTTAACAGGACGTGAAATTTCCCCCCAGCTTCCTTTCTGTGCTGCTACTTCCCAGGGGGGTTTCTTCCTTATTCTTCTCCCAGCCATCTAAAGGGGAAAGTCACAGCTCATGAGAGCTCATGACAGAAGGGTGTGTGTGGCGGCGCTTACCCATCGAGACTGTTCCAACTTGATCTCAATGCGAACTTTGGCCTCCTCATTCTTGTTGACCAAACTCATCAGCTCCTCCGCATCCTCGGCCTCCACCAGCACGACTGGTCGCGGGAGGGCATCGGTTTCTCGCAGCTGTGTGTGTCGGCAGATGTGAAGCGAGTCGAGAAACAGTCAACAAAATGAGTGTTGGAGAAAATAGCCATCTTCTCAATGTTAATTAATCtaaaatgttaatattattaAAGGTGAAGCTGTGCCTGCACACtcacctcagcagcagcattgGCATCATCACTGACGTCAAAGATAACAGCCTGAGCTCCTTTTTCCAGCGCCATGCGAGCCTGAAGGAGACACCAGACAGGTTCATTAACTCCTGTGATCTTTGTATTGGACCAAAGTGACAGAAAACGTTGCTCCTTGAGGGGTCAGTTGACTATGCAGTGAACAGGTGATAACaaattgtgtcagtgtcttAAAACTATCACTAGGTGGCAGTCATGCCATGAGCCTCTGGCCTTTCAACACAGACCAAAGTGCAGTTCCTCCTGTCGCTTTTCCACCTGACTCTGGAAGCCAGACACCCTGACTAGAGAGACAACACTAATCTGCTGCCTCTGTCTAATGCTGGAGAGAGCGGCTATATGAAACAGTGGAGAATTATTGAGTGAAAATGAGAAATGCTGAGTGACTGAAAAAGAATGAAGCAATTAAGTCTACCAGGCAAATAGGTGATATATTGTATTCGAATTAAGATCTGAAATGTTCATTAATTTAATTGTGTCGTCTTACAGTGTGTCAATTATAATTTAAAGCTCAAAACCTGCTAAGCTAGGAAACAGCAGGATAGGGGCACCAAAGCATAGCATGAGCCAACAGTTTCCTATTCCCACAGCCAGCTGATGTGGATCTACATGAATATTTAGAATTTGTTCTGATAAGTTCAATTCCTACTCTGCTTGTAGCTCAGGTTTTGTTCACCGCACCTCCCGAGGAAAAAGCTTTGATTCTTTAGCTTCTAAATGCTCCACTGTGTTTCATCATCACTTCATCAATATGAgctactaaatatatatatgtggtgGTCACATACATTATCACTGTTTATTAAAACAAGTTAAGCAAATGtgacagtaaataaataaaaaactgtgttatATAGTACAAGTAGATTAGAGTAGTCAGTGCTTTGGTGGTCAGCTAACATTAGCCAATATCAGCCTTTCTCAGAGGTTACACTTAAACATCCCATAGATTGAATTGTATTTAACAAGgatttaaatttatatttttctacTAAAAGCTGCAAGTGCCATGGAAACAGTGCCCCTCCGACAAGTTGATCAGCGGGACAGCCTGTCAGTGAAACAGCAGCGATAAAAATAAACCCAAAAGGTAAAATTCAGCTCTATcagattctttatttatttatttcataagacacatggaaatgtttttatgaCATTATGATCATTGTTATGTGTGTGCTGCTGGTTAATGGTTTCAGTTTTTTGAGTGTGtataataatacatatatagatattttTAGTTCTAAGGGCTGCGGTCCCTACATActttatgtgttgtgtgtgtgggtgtgtgtgctgcCACTGCTATTTTGTCTATTTTCGCctgaatgttgtttttgttttcagcatGCTCTTACAAAAAGCCAAGAAAGGCCTTCGCCAGCATCACCAGAAGacgaagagaaaacaaacagcagccatTTCATCAGTGTCTCATCATGAGCTCCCAAGCGTCTGGCATCTGCCATCGCtacagaaggagcagacacacatttaaacacctAATCACCCAGGTCAAACAGAACACTAAACCGTGACTCCTCGCCTAATTCTCCAG
This genomic window from Pleuronectes platessa chromosome 15, fPlePla1.1, whole genome shotgun sequence contains:
- the LOC128457309 gene encoding E3 ubiquitin-protein ligase RNF43 isoform X3 translates to MTVPQRRLAGLWPWLLMAALQVVLGQPGLESERPALRAVIKVTLLKNEPTGKPITLEGVFVGGSAGYADGKLMQYHPLSLCNTSEDERQEGDFITIVKLEHRVPRCLPLLDKARMALEKGAQAVIFDVSDDANAAAELRETDALPRPVVLVEAEDAEELMSLVNKNEEAKVRIEIKLEQSRWPHYDMGILLTIILAILTIVLIFAFRYKCKSNRTWDSVHQQTMRAINRLETKTYSSQGCSGSQRHRAAWGSASSSNSSPVCAICLEEFQDGQHLRIISCAHEFHKDCVDPWLVQHRTCPLCMHNIMGTERQPQRSRLQQGPEQSQSFLHPQTYNNPHNHPFPQHAIPFSMRPHYPRGPSGPYPSLGHYSGSSPMDTQTLRFLTSRPLGSGCGYRLPVEGPGRPHRIGGNCRTSTHHYTPRRSCHNYRPSCPTQRSASCSRLHHTSSGTPQTRGAPAHSRQDEGSCSGGSYHTERSGYLADGPASDSSSGPCHGSSSDSVLNCTDVSLQGVYGSWSTFRSSLSSDYDPFVYYGPGPGRGPRRNSLEAGAQARPRSLDSVVNKAGCPEEQPQTVFSHIHYHRHRHHHYEEGEHGQGPSRGSDEEQGASAAAAPAALVLDKDSLVCPPKHSPCQCPKPEPTDRHSPGQGERHDHDRSSPSGPPVLMSPIPLQLQPHCCHQGHGHPPAPLGRVGGCVLDGPSVRFHQGLDLPDDRSIHIHYGQGPGFCCSPPELHSALLPVPLILDSGGMEEWPCCAGPHVVWQKRVQQARSEPQLLGPGTSMDRPPCRLHHGPAADCNTDICLYCQTLHHNQGGCLTYLSLIT
- the LOC128457309 gene encoding E3 ubiquitin-protein ligase RNF43 isoform X1; the encoded protein is MTVPQRRLAGLWPWLLMAALQVVLGQPGLESERPALRAVIKVTLLKNEPTGKPITLEGVFVGGSAGYADGKLMQYHPLSLCNTSEDERQEGDFITIVKLEHRVPRCLPLLDKARMALEKGAQAVIFDVSDDANAAAELRETDALPRPVVLVEAEDAEELMSLVNKNEEAKVRIEIKLEQSRWPHYDMGILLTIILAILTIVLIFAFRYKCKSNRTWDSVHQQTMRAINRLETKTYSSQGCSGSQRHRAAWGSASSSNSSPVCAICLEEFQDGQHLRIISCAHEFHKDCVDPWLVQHRTCPLCMHNIMGEDKHIYRTERQPQRSRLQQGPEQSQSFLHPQTYNNPHNHPFPQHAIPFSMRPHYPRGPSGPYPSLGHYSGSSPMDTQTLRFLTSRPLGSGCGYRLPVEGPGRPHRIGGNCRTSTHHYTPRRSCHNYRPSCPTQRSASCSRLHHTSSGTPQTRGAPAHSRQDEGSCSGGSYHTERSGYLADGPASDSSSGPCHGSSSDSVLNCTDVSLQGVYGSWSTFRSSLSSDYDPFVYYGPGPGRGPRRNSLEAGAQARPRSLDSVVNKAGCPEEQPQTVFSHIHYHRHRHHHYEEGEHGQGPSRGSDEEQGASAAAAPAALVLDKDSLVCPPKHSPCQCPKPEPTDRHSPGQGERHDHDRSSPSGPPVLMSPIPLQLQPHCCHQGHGHPPAPLGRVGGCVLDGPSVRFHQGLDLPDDRSIHIHYGQGPGFCCSPPELHSALLPVPLILDSGGMEEWPCCAGPHVVWQKRVQQARSEPQLLGPGTSMDRPPCRLHHGPAADCNTDICLYCQTLHHNQGGCLTYLSLIT
- the LOC128457309 gene encoding E3 ubiquitin-protein ligase RNF43 isoform X4 encodes the protein MTVPQRRLAGLWPWLLMAALQVVLGQPGLESERPALRAVIKVTLLKNEPTGKPITLEGVFVGGSAGYADGKLMQYHPLSLCNTSEDERQEGDFITIVKLEHRVPRCLPLLDKARMALEKGAQAVIFDVSDDANAAAELRETDALPRPVVLVEAEDAEELMSLVNKNEEAKVRIEIKLEQSRWPHYDMGILLTIILAILTIVLIFAFRYKCKSNRTWDSVHQQTMRAINRLETKTYSSQGCSGSQRHRAAWGSASSSNSSPVCAICLEEFQDGQHLRIISCAHEFHKDCVDPWLVQHRTCPLCMHNIMGTERQPQRSRLQQGPEQSQSFLHPQTYNNPHNHPFPQHAIPFSMRPHYPRGPSGPYPSLGHYSGSSPMDTQTLRFLTSRPLGSGCGYRLPVEGPGRPHRIGGNCRTSTHHYTPRRSCHNYRPSCPTQRSASCSRLHHTSSGTPQTRGAPAHSRQDEGSCSGGSYHTERSGYLADGPASDSSSGPCHGSSSDSVLNCTDVSLQGVYGSWSTFRSSLSSDYDPFVYYGPGPGRGPRRNSLEAGAQARPRSLDSVVNKAGCPEEQPQTVFSHIHYHRHRHHHYEEGEHGQGPSRGSDEEQGASAAAAPAALVLDKDSLVCPPKHSPCQCPKPEPTDRHSPGQGERHDHDRSSPSGPPVLMSPIPLQLQPHCCHQGHGHPPAPLGRVGGCVLDGPSVRFHQGLDLPDDRSIHIHYGQGPGFCCSPPELHSALLPVPLILDSGGMEEWPCCAGPHVVWQKRVQQARSEPQLLGPGTSMDRPPCRLHHGPAADCNTDICLYCQTLHHNQGSEEESGV
- the LOC128457309 gene encoding E3 ubiquitin-protein ligase RNF43 isoform X2, which codes for MTVPQRRLAGLWPWLLMAALQVVLGQPGLESERPALRAVIKVTLLKNEPTGKPITLEGVFVGGSAGYADGKLMQYHPLSLCNTSEDERQEGDFITIVKLEHRVPRCLPLLDKARMALEKGAQAVIFDVSDDANAAAELRETDALPRPVVLVEAEDAEELMSLVNKNEEAKVRIEIKLEQSRWPHYDMGILLTIILAILTIVLIFAFRYKCKSNRTWDSVHQQTMRAINRLETKTYSSQGCSGSQRHRAAWGSASSSNSSPVCAICLEEFQDGQHLRIISCAHEFHKDCVDPWLVQHRTCPLCMHNIMGEDKHIYRTERQPQRSRLQQGPEQSQSFLHPQTYNNPHNHPFPQHAIPFSMRPHYPRGPSGPYPSLGHYSGSSPMDTQTLRFLTSRPLGSGCGYRLPVEGPGRPHRIGGNCRTSTHHYTPRRSCHNYRPSCPTQRSASCSRLHHTSSGTPQTRGAPAHSRQDEGSCSGGSYHTERSGYLADGPASDSSSGPCHGSSSDSVLNCTDVSLQGVYGSWSTFRSSLSSDYDPFVYYGPGPGRGPRRNSLEAGAQARPRSLDSVVNKAGCPEEQPQTVFSHIHYHRHRHHHYEEGEHGQGPSRGSDEEQGASAAAAPAALVLDKDSLVCPPKHSPCQCPKPEPTDRHSPGQGERHDHDRSSPSGPPVLMSPIPLQLQPHCCHQGHGHPPAPLGRVGGCVLDGPSVRFHQGLDLPDDRSIHIHYGQGPGFCCSPPELHSALLPVPLILDSGGMEEWPCCAGPHVVWQKRVQQARSEPQLLGPGTSMDRPPCRLHHGPAADCNTDICLYCQTLHHNQGSEEESGV